A genomic segment from Oncorhynchus clarkii lewisi isolate Uvic-CL-2024 chromosome 12, UVic_Ocla_1.0, whole genome shotgun sequence encodes:
- the LOC139421715 gene encoding HUWE1-associated protein modifying stress responses-like: MEEKKKDGDPEIQEHGPEHWFSKWERQCLAEAEQRDSNEEEADNDQDKLWHLFQNSATAVAQLYKDRVCHQQGGLSLWVPFQNAATAVTNLYKESVEAHQRSYDLGIQIGHQRRNKDVLAWVKKRRRTIRREDLISFLCGRAPPPRTSRATLTPGHRLTMVSPNRPPPAPETDSSVEADLQPFREAIALHGLSGAMASISVRSGTPGSPTHVGGAGGGGSTPVGRRRNGLHDVDLNTFISEEMALHLDANPRKRSSAQCNDVITDSPTHKRNRMI, encoded by the exons atggaggagaagaagaaagacgGAGACCCGGAGATTCAGGAACACGGACCCGAACATTGGTTCTCAAAATGGGAGCGGCAGTGTTTGGCCGAAGCGGAGCAAAGAGATTCAAACGAGGAGGAGGCCGATAACGACCAGGATAAATTATGGCATCTCTTCCAGAATTCCGCCACTGCCGTGGCTCAGCTCTACAAAG ACCGAGTATGTCACCAACAGGGGGGGCTTTCTTTGTGGGTGCCGTTTCAGAACGCGGCCACAGCCGTGACCAACCTGTACAAAG AGTCTGTGGAGGCCCACCAGCGTAGCTACGACCTAGGTATACAGATCGGCCACCAGCGTCGCAACAAGGATGTGCTGGCCTGGGTGAAGAAAAGGAGGAGAACCATCCGGCGAGAGGACCTCATCAGCTTCCTGTGTGGCCGGGCCCCACCTCCCCGGACCTCCAGAGCCACCCTCACCCCGggacacagactgaccatggTCTCCCCTAACCGGCCTCCCCCGGCCCCTGAGACAGACTCCTCTGTGGAGGCTGACCTCCAGCCCTTCAGAGAGGCCATCGCACTGCATG GTCTAAGTGGGGCTATGGCCAGCATCAGTGTTCGTTCCGGTACCCCAGGCTCTCCCACCCACGTGGGGGGTGCTGGTGGGGGTGGGTCGACCCCGGTGGGGCGTCGGCGTAACGGTCTCCATGACGTGGACCTGAACACTTTCATCTCCGAGGAGATGGCCCTGCACCTGGACGCTAACCCCAGGAAACGCAGCTCCGCCCAGTGCAATGACGTCATAACAGACTCCCCCACCCATAAACGCAACCGGATGATCTGA
- the LOC139422503 gene encoding enoyl-CoA delta isomerase 1, mitochondrial-like, with the protein MANVLRNSAKFGFSGVLSQLSIHSRHGRECVSPCFSLQQRNNSTSPKIKVDLDNSTGVAVLRMQSPPVNSLSLDFLTEFCINLEKLEMDKSCRGLIITSTLSKVFSAGLDIMEMYGKSPERCGEFWKAVQEMWLKLYGSNMATIAAINGSSPAGGCLMSIGCDYRIMADNPRYSIGLNETQLGIVAPFWFKDTLVNTVGNRAAELSLELGLLYSAPDALKIGLVDQLVPEDQVLSTAQDTMSKWLAVPDHARQITKSMMRKQTIDKLLSNREADITNFVSFITKDSIQRSLRMYLEMLKSRKA; encoded by the exons ATGGCAAATGTGTTGAGAAATTCCGCCAAATTCGGGTTTTCAG GTGTGTTGTCCCAGTTGTCCATCCACAGTAGACATGGGAGAGAGTGTGTATCGCCGTGCTTCTCTCTGCAGCAGAGAAACAACTCTACCTCACCTAAGATCAAGGTGGACCTGGACAACAGTACAG gtGTAGCTGTGTTGAGGATGCAGAGCCCCCCTGTCAACAGTCTGAGTCTGGACTTCCTCACTGAGTTCTGTATCAATCTGGAGAAACTAGAGATGGATAAGAGTTGTAGAGGTCTGATCATCACCtcg ACCCTCTCCAAGGTGTTCTCTGCGGGGCTAGACATCATGGAGATGTATGGGAAAAGTCCGGAGCGCTGTGGAGAGTTCTGGAAGGCTGTTCAGGAGATGTGGCTCAAACTCTACGGATCCAACATGGCCACCATAGCTGCCATCAAC gGCTCTAGTCCAGCAGGTGGCTGTCTCATGTCTATTGGATGTGACTATAGGATCATGGCTGATAATCCTCGCTACAGCATCGGACTCAACGAGACTCAGCTCGGCATCGTAGCCCCCTTCtg GTTTAAGGACACGCTGGTGAACACGGTTGGTAACCGGGCAGCAGAGCTGTCGTTGGAGCTGGGTCTGTTGTACAGCGCTCCTGATGCCCTGAAGATCGGCCTGGTGGACCAGTTAGTCCCTGAGGACCAGGTCCTCTCCACTGCACAGGACACCATGTCCAAGTGGCTGGCTGTACCAG accaTGCCAGACAGATCACCAAGTCCATGATGAGGAAACAGACCATTGACAAGCTGCTGTCCAACAGGGAAGCTGACATCACCAACTTTGTGAGCTTCATCACTAAAGACTCCATCCAGAGGTCCCTGCGCATGTACCTGGAGATGCTCAAGAGTAGAAAGGCCTAG